One Campylobacter sputorum subsp. sputorum DNA segment encodes these proteins:
- a CDS encoding Panacea domain-containing protein translates to MKALDVSKYILTKCNLENNPISNLQLQKTLYYIQYEFLTKMDKPLFEDDFEAWKFGPVIPSVYYEYSHIGAFKIGANYENYDSILKNMSSYETELLNSIIEDKRTKDAWFLVDDTHKKGNAWDLVFKNGIGFRDTISKKQIKENAF, encoded by the coding sequence ATGAAAGCTTTAGATGTATCAAAGTATATACTAACAAAATGCAATCTAGAAAACAATCCTATTAGCAATCTTCAGCTTCAAAAAACGCTCTATTATATACAATATGAGTTTTTAACAAAAATGGATAAACCACTTTTTGAGGATGATTTTGAGGCTTGGAAATTTGGACCAGTTATACCTAGTGTATACTATGAATATTCGCATATAGGTGCATTTAAAATAGGTGCAAACTATGAGAACTATGATAGTATTTTAAAAAACATGTCTTCATATGAAACTGAACTATTAAATAGTATCATAGAAGATAAAAGAACAAAAGATGCATGGTTTTTAGTTGACGATACTCATAAAAAAGGCAATGCTTGGGATTTGGTTTTTAAAAATGGCATAGGTTTTAGAGATACAATCTCTAAAAAACAAATAAAAGAAAATGCTTTCTGA
- the queC gene encoding 7-cyano-7-deazaguanine synthase QueC encodes MKKALCIISGGMDSTLCAYMAKNEGYEIVALHFDYNQRTMNKERECFNKICNDLNIKKREILDVSFISQIGANALTDTNLEIPKTGISDDIPITYVPFRNGVFLSIAAALAQKENCDAIFIGVVEEDSSGYPDCSEEFIKSMQLSINLGRGTKDTKIVTPLVHLSKADIVKKAISLNVPLELTWSCYESEDKACGKCDSCRLRLNGFKKAGFKDKIPYKE; translated from the coding sequence ATGAAAAAAGCACTTTGTATTATAAGTGGCGGAATGGATAGCACACTTTGTGCATATATGGCAAAAAATGAGGGTTATGAGATAGTTGCACTTCACTTTGATTACAATCAAAGAACTATGAATAAAGAAAGAGAGTGTTTTAACAAAATATGCAATGATTTAAACATCAAAAAAAGAGAAATTTTAGATGTTAGTTTTATATCACAAATCGGTGCCAATGCATTAACTGATACAAATTTAGAAATCCCAAAAACAGGCATTAGTGATGATATACCAATAACCTATGTCCCTTTTAGAAATGGGGTTTTTTTATCTATCGCAGCAGCACTTGCTCAAAAAGAGAATTGCGATGCGATATTTATAGGCGTTGTTGAAGAAGATAGTAGCGGATACCCTGATTGTAGTGAAGAATTTATAAAAAGTATGCAGCTTAGTATAAATTTAGGAAGAGGCACAAAAGATACAAAGATTGTTACACCTCTTGTTCATCTTAGTAAAGCAGATATCGTAAAAAAAGCAATATCTTTAAATGTGCCATTAGAATTAACTTGGAGCTGTTATGAGAGTGAAGATAAGGCGTGTGGCAAGTGTGATAGTTGTAGGCTTAGACTAAATGGCTTTAAAAAAGCTGGTTTTAAAGATAAAATTCCATACAAAGAGTAA
- a CDS encoding type II toxin-antitoxin system RelE family toxin — protein sequence MKRLKGDEYKDFYRLRLKSYRVFYKKEFDSLIILILRVDDRKDIYK from the coding sequence ATAAAAAGGTTAAAAGGAGATGAATACAAAGATTTCTACCGCTTAAGACTTAAAAGTTATAGAGTGTTTTATAAAAAAGAATTTGATAGCTTAATCATACTCATTTTAAGAGTTGACGATAGAAAGGATATCTATAAGTAA
- the ybeY gene encoding rRNA maturation RNase YbeY, which produces MIICDDKYPKILDEILKFLSNDDVELVFVDCDEMRRINKENRNIDKTTDVLSFPLEFVYGSVLGSIVINLDLVSKKASELKHTNDDEIALLFIHGLLHILGFDHEIDSGEMRQQEAKIIEHFNLPPSLIVRTQG; this is translated from the coding sequence ATGATTATTTGTGATGATAAATACCCTAAAATTTTAGATGAAATTTTAAAATTTTTAAGCAATGATGATGTCGAATTAGTATTTGTTGATTGCGATGAAATGCGTAGAATAAACAAAGAAAATAGAAATATAGACAAAACTACGGATGTTTTGAGTTTTCCTTTGGAGTTTGTTTATGGTTCAGTTTTAGGAAGTATAGTTATAAATTTGGATTTAGTTAGCAAAAAGGCAAGTGAGCTAAAACATACAAATGATGATGAAATAGCACTTCTTTTTATACATGGATTACTTCATATTTTAGGCTTTGATCACGAGATAGATAGTGGCGAAATGAGACAACAAGAAGCTAAAATTATAGAGCATTTTAACTTGCCGCCAAGTCTTATAGTTCGCACACAAGGATAG
- a CDS encoding type II toxin-antitoxin system RelE/ParE family toxin — protein sequence MVIKQDDRFKTELKGIFDYIAKDSRQRAVKFKSDLFTKIDNLKDNPKEYRASYYIDNPNARDLIFKGYTIPYLVDDEVIIILGIFKSNLWK from the coding sequence ATGGTAATAAAGCAAGATGACCGCTTTAAAACAGAGTTAAAAGGCATTTTTGATTACATCGCTAAAGATAGCAGACAAAGAGCTGTTAAATTTAAAAGTGATTTATTTACAAAAATAGATAATTTAAAAGACAATCCTAAAGAGTATCGAGCTAGTTATTACATTGACAACCCAAATGCTAGAGATTTGATATTCAAAGGTTATACAATTCCTTACTTAGTAGATGATGAGGTAATTATTATATTAGGTATTTTTAAATCTAATTTATGGAAGTAA
- a CDS encoding type II toxin-antitoxin system RelE/ParE family toxin gives MEIRYSKKFNTELKNILDFISLDSKERAVNFARDLNNRILDATFMPYRFSKNKIINDENIRDLIFKNYVIPFAIKNNCIEILGIYKNNIWKP, from the coding sequence ATGGAAATAAGATATTCAAAGAAGTTTAATACTGAACTTAAAAATATACTTGATTTTATATCACTTGACAGCAAAGAAAGAGCCGTTAATTTTGCAAGGGATTTAAATAATAGGATTTTAGATGCTACTTTTATGCCTTATAGATTTAGCAAAAATAAAATTATTAATGATGAAAATATAAGAGATTTGATATTTAAAAATTATGTTATACCATTTGCTATAAAAAATAATTGTATAGAGATATTAGGAATTTACAAAAATAACATTTGGAAACCTTAA